One Triticum dicoccoides isolate Atlit2015 ecotype Zavitan chromosome 4B, WEW_v2.0, whole genome shotgun sequence genomic window carries:
- the LOC119290931 gene encoding putative metallophosphoesterase At3g03305 isoform X3 — MDGDVAWVVQVSDLHISAYHPDRAADLVSLLGSALRTIRPHLLLVSGDITDAKNSKRTTSRQDEDEWITYKKTIDALVAKGGIDERRIFDIRGNHDTYGVPYRGSELDFFSTYSVNSQLGRLSTINSIMLQGDRSYLFLGIDDTMSVGIRFPTNLFGHPTDKRIEAVNSELEYWINHSNVPITKVVFGHFPMSFTTSSEGGQRYESVFARQSISAYLCGHLHAKVSKQLWRHHQMRTEECSSSFWEWELGDWKESRLMRILAIDGGAVSFIDHTLNQPFQTSILITYPTDSRNMNILESNKGPPRNDINALVFSEELIVNVRTLIVNVNARVFDSHNEFKIVEEMPLQLVASSSGHKPFFHAKWNSKNYRSPSPTHYWLQVFVLDSNGKKTLSERRPFSVEGKIAILHRPWLNHLIFEFEWEDAYRVLLWSNLAFTILLLLIPQILYHFLKKKSSYQRWALSVLTSPVQQQKAWFWLVLFLMEGANSKPFWFSLSLYVLWITQMPWFWGHATSENGEIAQMYISGWSIPFGMANYKLSSPDVMVITLPFLYLVVVPVVVLAYGLFAERAAAYLRYHRRAEDRANTADTTAEAPRFVPGSPGSGALMNLSCKNKIKIVLIKFCGGWTRRIILLACLMTAMIHLKLSSMLMSAYGSTPVALSPPLTWMPLLLLSAAAYCTMLPVG, encoded by the exons ATGGACGGCGACGTAGCGTGGGTGGTGCAGGTCAGCGACCTCCACATCAGCGCCTACCACCCGGACCGCGCCGCCGACCTAGTGAGCCTCCTCGGCTCTGCCCTTCGCACCATCCGCCCCCACCTCCTCCTGGTCTCCGGCGACATCACCG ATGCAAAAAATAGTAAAAGAACTACATCCAGACAGGATGAAGATGAATGGATTACATACAAGAAAACTAttgatgcacttgttgcaaaaggcGGTATTGATGAGAGGAGGATATTTGATATTAGAGGCAATCATGATACATATGGAGTTCCCTATAGAGGAAGCGAATTGGACTTCTTTTCAACTTACAGTGTTAACTCACAGCTTGGCCGATTAAGCACCATTAATAGCATAATGCTCCAG GGAGATAGAAGTTATTTATTCTTGGGCATCGATGATACAATGAGTGTTGGCATTCGGTTTCCTACAAATTTATTTGGACATCCTACTGATAAGAGGATAGAAGCAGTTAATTCAGAATTAGAGTACTGGATCAATCATTCAAATGTTCCAATTACAAAAGTTGTATTTGGACATTTCCCTATGTCGTTCACTACTTCATCTGAAGGAGGACAGCGTTACGAAAGCGTGTTTGCAAGGCAGTCAATTTCAGCATACCTATGCGGTCATCTGCATGCGAAAGTTAGTAAGCAGCTTTGGAGGCATCATCAAATGAGAACAGAAGAGTGCTCTTCAAGCTTTTGGGAATGGGAACTTGGAGACTGGAAAGAGTCCAGATTGATGAGGATTTTAGCAATAGACGGAGGAGCAGTCTCTTTCATTGACCATACATTAAACCAACCATTCCAAACTTCTATCTTGATCACTTATCCAACAGATTCAAGAAATATGAATATATTGGAATCAAACAAGGGGCCACCTAGAAATGATATAAACGCTCTTGTTTTCTCCGAAGAACTTATTGTCAATGTTAGGACACTTATTGTCAATGTGAATGCAAGAGTTTTTGATTCCCATAATGAGTTCAAGATAGTTGAGGAGATGCCTCTGCAACTTGTCGCCAGCTCTTCTGGTCACAAACCTTTTTTCCATGCCAAGTGGAATTCTAAAAATTACAGGAGTCCGTCTCCTACTCACTACTGGTTGCAAGTGTTTGTGCTAGATTCTAATGGTAAGAAGACTTTAAGTGAGCGACGACCATTTTCAGTTGAGGGCAAGATAGCGATTCTACACCGCCCATGGCTCAACCATTTGATATTTGAATTTGAATGGGAAGACGCTTATAGAGTTCTTCTCTGGAGTAATTTGGCCTTCACCATTCTGCTGTTGCTCATTCCCCAAATCCTGTAccattttttaaagaaaaagtcatCATATCAAAGGTGGGCCTTGTCAGTTCTAACATCCcctgtccagcagcaaaaggcttgGTTTTGGTTGGTCTTGTTTTTAATGGAGGGTGCAAACAGCAAACCGTTCTGGTTTTCTTTGTCCCTGTATGTTCTTTGGATCACCCAGATGCCGTGGTTTTGGGGTCATGCAACATCTGAAAATGGAGAAATTGCTCAAATGTACATATCTGGATGGAGCATACCTTTTGGTATGGCAAACTACAAGCTGAGCAGCCCAGATGTGATGGTGATCACCCTGCCTTTCCTATACCTGGTGGTTGTCCCTGTAGTAGTCCTTGCATATGGCTTGTTTGCAGAAAGGGCTGCTGCTTATTTGCGGTACCATAGAAGAGCAGAAGACAGGGCTAACACAGCAGATACAACCGCTGAGGCACCACGCTTTGTGCCAGGTTCTCCAGGTTCAGGAGCTTTAATGAACCTATCTTGCAAGAACAAGATAAAGATCGTGCTGATCAAATTTTGTGGTGGCTGGACAAGGAGGATAATTCTACTCGCGTGCTTGATGACGGCCATGATACATTTGAAG CTTTCTTCAATGCTAATGTCAGCCTATGGGTCAACACCAGTTGCCTTATCTCCTCCATTAACATGGATGCCACTATTACTATTAAGTGCTGCTGCCTACTGTACAATGCTCCCTGTAGGTTAG
- the LOC119290931 gene encoding putative metallophosphoesterase At3g03305 isoform X1, with translation MASPLILSLLLLLLLLPLSAPWTAADDDGAVARSAFPMDGGRRRRGGGEVGLPHGRRRSVGGAGQRPPHQRLPPGPRRRPSEPPRLCPSHHPPPPPPGLRRHHRQDEDEWITYKKTIDALVAKGGIDERRIFDIRGNHDTYGVPYRGSELDFFSTYSVNSQLGRLSTINSIMLQGDRSYLFLGIDDTMSVGIRFPTNLFGHPTDKRIEAVNSELEYWINHSNVPITKVVFGHFPMSFTTSSEGGQRYESVFARQSISAYLCGHLHAKVSKQLWRHHQMRTEECSSSFWEWELGDWKESRLMRILAIDGGAVSFIDHTLNQPFQTSILITYPTDSRNMNILESNKGPPRNDINALVFSEELIVNVRTLIVNVNARVFDSHNEFKIVEEMPLQLVASSSGHKPFFHAKWNSKNYRSPSPTHYWLQVFVLDSNGKKTLSERRPFSVEGKIAILHRPWLNHLIFEFEWEDAYRVLLWSNLAFTILLLLIPQILYHFLKKKSSYQRWALSVLTSPVQQQKAWFWLVLFLMEGANSKPFWFSLSLYVLWITQMPWFWGHATSENGEIAQMYISGWSIPFGMANYKLSSPDVMVITLPFLYLVVVPVVVLAYGLFAERAAAYLRYHRRAEDRANTADTTAEAPRFVPGSPGSGALMNLSCKNKIKIVLIKFCGGWTRRIILLACLMTAMIHLKLSSMLMSAYGSTPVALSPPLTWMPLLLLSAAAYCTMLPVG, from the exons ATGGCGTCTCCTCTCATActttccctcctcctcctcctcctcctcctgccgctTTCTGCCCCATGGACGGCGGCCGACGACGACGGGGCGGTGGCGAGGTCGGCCTTCCCCATGGACGGCGGCCGACGACGACGGGGCGGTGGCGAGGTCGGCCTTCCCCATGGACGGCGACGTAGCGTGGGTGGTGCAGGTCAGCGACCTCCACATCAGCGCCTACCACCCGGACCGCGCCGCCGACCTAGTGAGCCTCCTCGGCTCTGCCCTTCGCACCATCCGCCCCCACCTCCTCCTGGTCTCCGGCGACATCACCG ACAGGATGAAGATGAATGGATTACATACAAGAAAACTAttgatgcacttgttgcaaaaggcGGTATTGATGAGAGGAGGATATTTGATATTAGAGGCAATCATGATACATATGGAGTTCCCTATAGAGGAAGCGAATTGGACTTCTTTTCAACTTACAGTGTTAACTCACAGCTTGGCCGATTAAGCACCATTAATAGCATAATGCTCCAG GGAGATAGAAGTTATTTATTCTTGGGCATCGATGATACAATGAGTGTTGGCATTCGGTTTCCTACAAATTTATTTGGACATCCTACTGATAAGAGGATAGAAGCAGTTAATTCAGAATTAGAGTACTGGATCAATCATTCAAATGTTCCAATTACAAAAGTTGTATTTGGACATTTCCCTATGTCGTTCACTACTTCATCTGAAGGAGGACAGCGTTACGAAAGCGTGTTTGCAAGGCAGTCAATTTCAGCATACCTATGCGGTCATCTGCATGCGAAAGTTAGTAAGCAGCTTTGGAGGCATCATCAAATGAGAACAGAAGAGTGCTCTTCAAGCTTTTGGGAATGGGAACTTGGAGACTGGAAAGAGTCCAGATTGATGAGGATTTTAGCAATAGACGGAGGAGCAGTCTCTTTCATTGACCATACATTAAACCAACCATTCCAAACTTCTATCTTGATCACTTATCCAACAGATTCAAGAAATATGAATATATTGGAATCAAACAAGGGGCCACCTAGAAATGATATAAACGCTCTTGTTTTCTCCGAAGAACTTATTGTCAATGTTAGGACACTTATTGTCAATGTGAATGCAAGAGTTTTTGATTCCCATAATGAGTTCAAGATAGTTGAGGAGATGCCTCTGCAACTTGTCGCCAGCTCTTCTGGTCACAAACCTTTTTTCCATGCCAAGTGGAATTCTAAAAATTACAGGAGTCCGTCTCCTACTCACTACTGGTTGCAAGTGTTTGTGCTAGATTCTAATGGTAAGAAGACTTTAAGTGAGCGACGACCATTTTCAGTTGAGGGCAAGATAGCGATTCTACACCGCCCATGGCTCAACCATTTGATATTTGAATTTGAATGGGAAGACGCTTATAGAGTTCTTCTCTGGAGTAATTTGGCCTTCACCATTCTGCTGTTGCTCATTCCCCAAATCCTGTAccattttttaaagaaaaagtcatCATATCAAAGGTGGGCCTTGTCAGTTCTAACATCCcctgtccagcagcaaaaggcttgGTTTTGGTTGGTCTTGTTTTTAATGGAGGGTGCAAACAGCAAACCGTTCTGGTTTTCTTTGTCCCTGTATGTTCTTTGGATCACCCAGATGCCGTGGTTTTGGGGTCATGCAACATCTGAAAATGGAGAAATTGCTCAAATGTACATATCTGGATGGAGCATACCTTTTGGTATGGCAAACTACAAGCTGAGCAGCCCAGATGTGATGGTGATCACCCTGCCTTTCCTATACCTGGTGGTTGTCCCTGTAGTAGTCCTTGCATATGGCTTGTTTGCAGAAAGGGCTGCTGCTTATTTGCGGTACCATAGAAGAGCAGAAGACAGGGCTAACACAGCAGATACAACCGCTGAGGCACCACGCTTTGTGCCAGGTTCTCCAGGTTCAGGAGCTTTAATGAACCTATCTTGCAAGAACAAGATAAAGATCGTGCTGATCAAATTTTGTGGTGGCTGGACAAGGAGGATAATTCTACTCGCGTGCTTGATGACGGCCATGATACATTTGAAG CTTTCTTCAATGCTAATGTCAGCCTATGGGTCAACACCAGTTGCCTTATCTCCTCCATTAACATGGATGCCACTATTACTATTAAGTGCTGCTGCCTACTGTACAATGCTCCCTGTAGGTTAG
- the LOC119290931 gene encoding putative metallophosphoesterase At3g03305 isoform X2: MASPLILSLLLLLLLLPLSAPWTAADDDGAVARSAFPMDGDVAWVVQVSDLHISAYHPDRAADLVSLLGSALRTIRPHLLLVSGDITDAKNSKRTTSRQDEDEWITYKKTIDALVAKGGIDERRIFDIRGNHDTYGVPYRGSELDFFSTYSVNSQLGRLSTINSIMLQGDRSYLFLGIDDTMSVGIRFPTNLFGHPTDKRIEAVNSELEYWINHSNVPITKVVFGHFPMSFTTSSEGGQRYESVFARQSISAYLCGHLHAKVSKQLWRHHQMRTEECSSSFWEWELGDWKESRLMRILAIDGGAVSFIDHTLNQPFQTSILITYPTDSRNMNILESNKGPPRNDINALVFSEELIVNVRTLIVNVNARVFDSHNEFKIVEEMPLQLVASSSGHKPFFHAKWNSKNYRSPSPTHYWLQVFVLDSNGKKTLSERRPFSVEGKIAILHRPWLNHLIFEFEWEDAYRVLLWSNLAFTILLLLIPQILYHFLKKKSSYQRWALSVLTSPVQQQKAWFWLVLFLMEGANSKPFWFSLSLYVLWITQMPWFWGHATSENGEIAQMYISGWSIPFGMANYKLSSPDVMVITLPFLYLVVVPVVVLAYGLFAERAAAYLRYHRRAEDRANTADTTAEAPRFVPGSPGSGALMNLSCKNKIKIVLIKFCGGWTRRIILLACLMTAMIHLKLSSMLMSAYGSTPVALSPPLTWMPLLLLSAAAYCTMLPVG, translated from the exons ATGGCGTCTCCTCTCATActttccctcctcctcctcctcctcctcctgccgctTTCTGCCCCATGGACGGCGGCCGACGACGACGGGGCGGTGGCGAG GTCGGCCTTCCCCATGGACGGCGACGTAGCGTGGGTGGTGCAGGTCAGCGACCTCCACATCAGCGCCTACCACCCGGACCGCGCCGCCGACCTAGTGAGCCTCCTCGGCTCTGCCCTTCGCACCATCCGCCCCCACCTCCTCCTGGTCTCCGGCGACATCACCG ATGCAAAAAATAGTAAAAGAACTACATCCAGACAGGATGAAGATGAATGGATTACATACAAGAAAACTAttgatgcacttgttgcaaaaggcGGTATTGATGAGAGGAGGATATTTGATATTAGAGGCAATCATGATACATATGGAGTTCCCTATAGAGGAAGCGAATTGGACTTCTTTTCAACTTACAGTGTTAACTCACAGCTTGGCCGATTAAGCACCATTAATAGCATAATGCTCCAG GGAGATAGAAGTTATTTATTCTTGGGCATCGATGATACAATGAGTGTTGGCATTCGGTTTCCTACAAATTTATTTGGACATCCTACTGATAAGAGGATAGAAGCAGTTAATTCAGAATTAGAGTACTGGATCAATCATTCAAATGTTCCAATTACAAAAGTTGTATTTGGACATTTCCCTATGTCGTTCACTACTTCATCTGAAGGAGGACAGCGTTACGAAAGCGTGTTTGCAAGGCAGTCAATTTCAGCATACCTATGCGGTCATCTGCATGCGAAAGTTAGTAAGCAGCTTTGGAGGCATCATCAAATGAGAACAGAAGAGTGCTCTTCAAGCTTTTGGGAATGGGAACTTGGAGACTGGAAAGAGTCCAGATTGATGAGGATTTTAGCAATAGACGGAGGAGCAGTCTCTTTCATTGACCATACATTAAACCAACCATTCCAAACTTCTATCTTGATCACTTATCCAACAGATTCAAGAAATATGAATATATTGGAATCAAACAAGGGGCCACCTAGAAATGATATAAACGCTCTTGTTTTCTCCGAAGAACTTATTGTCAATGTTAGGACACTTATTGTCAATGTGAATGCAAGAGTTTTTGATTCCCATAATGAGTTCAAGATAGTTGAGGAGATGCCTCTGCAACTTGTCGCCAGCTCTTCTGGTCACAAACCTTTTTTCCATGCCAAGTGGAATTCTAAAAATTACAGGAGTCCGTCTCCTACTCACTACTGGTTGCAAGTGTTTGTGCTAGATTCTAATGGTAAGAAGACTTTAAGTGAGCGACGACCATTTTCAGTTGAGGGCAAGATAGCGATTCTACACCGCCCATGGCTCAACCATTTGATATTTGAATTTGAATGGGAAGACGCTTATAGAGTTCTTCTCTGGAGTAATTTGGCCTTCACCATTCTGCTGTTGCTCATTCCCCAAATCCTGTAccattttttaaagaaaaagtcatCATATCAAAGGTGGGCCTTGTCAGTTCTAACATCCcctgtccagcagcaaaaggcttgGTTTTGGTTGGTCTTGTTTTTAATGGAGGGTGCAAACAGCAAACCGTTCTGGTTTTCTTTGTCCCTGTATGTTCTTTGGATCACCCAGATGCCGTGGTTTTGGGGTCATGCAACATCTGAAAATGGAGAAATTGCTCAAATGTACATATCTGGATGGAGCATACCTTTTGGTATGGCAAACTACAAGCTGAGCAGCCCAGATGTGATGGTGATCACCCTGCCTTTCCTATACCTGGTGGTTGTCCCTGTAGTAGTCCTTGCATATGGCTTGTTTGCAGAAAGGGCTGCTGCTTATTTGCGGTACCATAGAAGAGCAGAAGACAGGGCTAACACAGCAGATACAACCGCTGAGGCACCACGCTTTGTGCCAGGTTCTCCAGGTTCAGGAGCTTTAATGAACCTATCTTGCAAGAACAAGATAAAGATCGTGCTGATCAAATTTTGTGGTGGCTGGACAAGGAGGATAATTCTACTCGCGTGCTTGATGACGGCCATGATACATTTGAAG CTTTCTTCAATGCTAATGTCAGCCTATGGGTCAACACCAGTTGCCTTATCTCCTCCATTAACATGGATGCCACTATTACTATTAAGTGCTGCTGCCTACTGTACAATGCTCCCTGTAGGTTAG